Genomic segment of Rhinoderma darwinii isolate aRhiDar2 chromosome 12, aRhiDar2.hap1, whole genome shotgun sequence:
GGTTATTTTTAAGTGCACAtggggaaggaggggggggggggtctcatgaAGAGCATAGGAGTAGGGCCAATCTTTTATATCAGCCTCTGCATATATATGGCCCGCATATCGGACTGCAGGGATTTATGGGACCTGCAATTGGTTTCAGGCTAGAAAACCGCACAGTATCTCCAAAATAACCGAACGGCGGCGATAAATCCAGCGAGACCCGCTCCTGCAGCTCCAGACCCGCACAGTCTCACAGTGTACAGACATGTTGTTTTGCTGTTACACCAGATCCTCCTTAGCAAAAACCTCACATACCTCAGCCCACCGCAGAACTGACTTTGGCAGCTGCAGACTGACATTTTATCATTGGGCCGCCCGAACCCGAGCTTTCCTGCTGCAGGACTCCAAACAGCAGACTCCTCTGTAGTCTAAGTGGCGATTTCATTGGACGGATTTACAGAGCAAAGCCGGAAAATAGACATTTTGTCCATGTATTAGGTCTCGCAGACATTCCACTTCCAGGCCGTCTCCTCCCCGGGTATTTTTAGCTGAGCTATATTTGAAATGCTTACCGCTCAGAGCATGCTCAGTCATACTGAGACACAGCGATTCCAGCCGGTTATTGATATCAGGTTCTGTTGCCGGTACCTGGAAATCTGGGGGGGGTAAAcgagacaaataaaaaaaaaaaaagttgtgaattTTTAGGACCTATGAGAGTCTGTCACATGATCGGACCTACGGACGAGGAATTCATTTTTACAAGCCTGTACAACAAACCTCTAAAAATAAAACCGAACAGGTGCATTATTAAATAATCAAGACAAAACGGGGAATACGAATGTAGCAGAGTTAAATCTGTCATTTAACGTTTTGCCTCATTCGATAATACATAGATTTGCCACAGCAATAGAATATATTATGAGTTAGTCTCAGCCGCAGCCCgtcggggcatgctgggagttgtagattTCCAACAACTGGAGGGCCAATGGTTGGCGAATACCGGCCTAATGCATCCTTATGGCCGGAGAATTGCGAACCGATTTGACAATAGGCGAAATTCATACGGCTTTACCTCATCTCTACTGCATTGTTTgactacttgcagtcctatgtaaaaccataaagaacacagtgatatcacaagcTGTGttcaatgacaaactcagctctactacatctgtttACATACTACAGGTTTTTGTTGCTGTTGAACACAATAGATGTAAAATAGCTGCACATTGTGTGCGTGATTTGTCCTCTGTAGTGTTCTCCACCTAAATGTATAaatctgattaaccccttagctgAAACATGGTATGTTGGATGCCAGGACACTTTTCCGCTTCCTTATAGTGAATGCCCACcattaaaaaatttaaatctgTATAAATAGGTAAAAAAATTTGGGTTGGTTTATTTCATAATTATATCTTCATGGCAGTTTGGGGGATACGTTTTTCTGGCTCTGACGTTTAACCGTTACGACTATGCAAGAGATTTGgatctctgtatcagaaaaaccctATATAGGTTAGAAATTAATGTGTACATAGTGGACCTGAAaataacatggtgttaaaagcttTTGAGCTGAACAgttgagtcatgtctgacaggctggttgctagggacacactGCCTAACAACCAGTCTTTTCAATGCAGTTTCCGGATAGTACGAACATAGCAAACGGTCTGTCTCGGATTACTCGAGTCTTCAACTCAACGACAAACCAGCTCTGGACTATGAACAGAGATGGGGCACCTGGTAATATTTTAAGTTGAGAACATAGACATCCTCAATCCACCCCGGATCACCCACTACTCATCCAAAATACACCAACTTTAGGAGATTATATACGACCGTAGCGGCACGCTTACCTTGCTGCTGAAACATAAGCATAGTCTGTGGGGTGGTGTGGACAGGCAGTGAGCGCGTTCTTTGCACGGAGCTGTGAGATCGACTTGGCATACTGTTACTTCCACCAGGGTTGGCGAACCACAGATTCTATTGGGTAAAGCAAGAAGGTATCATAACTTATGGTGTCGCCAAGTCACACACAGGCCAGTCAGTCTGGAGGTCCATCATTTCCCGGTTTGTGGAATATGAAGATGGTATAATACATGGACCCACTGCGCTACGGTGGCAAGCCTAGTCCCTGGCATTTTTGTGGCACGTGCCCCCCAATTGATTTTAAAAGGACAAACGATATGGACGGCTACTGTTTCTTTAAGAGAAATCGGCACCACTGCGGTATAGCGGTAGAAAAACCGAAGTCACTAGTGCTAGGACTACACGTGCAACAAAAATGTGTGCGATTTGTTGGTGACCGGCTGTCGCAATGAAGTTGTTGACGAGTATTTTAGGTTGCGATTCGCATGCGATTTAGGATTCGCGACACCCAAAAGAGATAGAAATGGCTGACTTGTCGCAAATTAGTCACACGCGACTTCGTAAAGTCTTTTATGGAAAAGTCACTGAGCGATTTACGCGGATTttgacttttttacatttttttttcaagaattgtGTCAAAccaggagcaaaaaaaaaaatcttctggacTATCTGACAGTCATCCCTTTAAAAAACTCCATAGTCAGGCACTTCCTATCTGGAAATGGCTGATAACTGGGGTCAATAGACTGATGTTCACCTCCATAGTAGATGTAGGGAAGATAGTCCTACTGGGCACAGGTAACTAATGTGAGTGAATACaatctgtacagcactgcagaatacgTAGGCATTATAGATAATACAGAGCAAATAAAACTTGACAgggagtttttttgttttaaaaactttaAAATCCAGCCCTCTTAAAGCCGATTCTCAATTTTCCAGGCAGAACTTTTCTGAACAAATACCAACCCCAGAAATAGATTGGTTATAAGCCCTCTCTTCCTCCACATGTGTAGTCATAAGGAACTTTTGGCTAAATAtattttcttaaagggccagcgctcccGGTTGCCACCATTTAAGGACAAACCCTGCACATTCCACCCAAACGTACAATTCTTCAGCTCAGGCGGGGTTTTCTGCACCTGGTCTGCTCCTGGTTTCACATCTTAAAAACTCCTCTCAGCCCCCTTGGTACCTCTCTGCAGAGCAGGGAACACAGGAAATGCCTGCCGTCTGTTCtcactacattttttttattatatctttAAAAGGAACCAGACgtggaaaaaatagaacatggttAAGTAATCATGTGTGCGGGAGGGATGGCTCCCACTTATTTTATTCTCGGCGTTCGAGTTTGTAATCTACGATCCAAAACAAGCCAGGCCGCGCGTTCATAAATAGGGAAGAAAACTTAATTCctattgttaaaggggtattcccatctcagatattTAGGTCATATCCGCACTGCTGCCTAGAATTGGTGGCCGGCGGCTGCCTCAACTTGCAGGGTGAGATTTAGGAGACCCCTTTATCTAGAaaggtgcaagtcccagaggtgAATTCCGCACCTATCAGACATATATAGCATATGCAatctatggcaataccctcaaactGGCCCCTGGCTCGCCCAGATAAACTGCCAGGTAGGTTGTCTTTGTAAAGCATCTGATTCCTACTTAAAAGGGAAATGTATTACctatatttttttcccaattaaaaTCAGATCGtaaaaatatgttgttttttttaatcagagaagtttttattctattttctgtacataattatgggggcaaccatcttgcctgagctgctgaatCCTGTTTGATCTATGTATAGGTATTAACGGTAAGTGTAATTCTGTCTGTGATCATAATGAGATGacggctgagaagtgatctccacagaacaggaagggtcagtttaTCATAAAtgatggatcctgtgttatctatctatctatctatctatctgtgttaTAGGTCATTGTAATCTTGCCTTTAATGAGAATGACAtaatgctgagaagtgatctctatcggaacaggaagggtcagtctattatgaatggtggatgccCGAGTTATCCATATATAGCGGTTaccttttattgtaatcctgcctgtgttaATGAGATAATGCTGATAACCTCTCTCtatagaacaggaagggtcatgaATGGTGAATCCTGTTTTATGTATAGGTGTTACCCGGGATTGTAACCCTGCCTGTGATGAGGAGATGATGCTCAGAAGTGTtcgctacagaacaggaagtgccagtctattatgaatggtgaatcctgtgttatctatgtataggtgttacctgtcagtgtaaccctgcctgtgatgataatgagatgactgctgagtagtgatctctacagaacaggaagggtcagtggcCAGAGTGGAAATTgcaagattttctttttttttttttttttttttttttaaatatagatttAGGACATAAAATAGATCACCAGAAATTCATAAAAACAAAAGTTTaatataaaaacttgatttaaacaggtCATTTTCtgttgacacattccctttacaaAATGATGAATTATGCATTTTATTTAATCTGGTAATAGTCTGGTTAATTATTTGTGGAATGGAAGTGCATAATAAGCCAGAATCTTTGAGCGGTGTCACTGAAATCAATGCCTTTGGATGCATTACCAAGTATTGCAGCCCCTTAGTTCTGGTCTATAACTCTGTTCTCCCTCTAAATGTCTGTAAAACATGTTAGGAGATTTTAGGTGTAATTCCCCTTTAAGGGATGACTATATACACGAGTTGACAGAAAGACTTGAGCACCAACCTGTCTCCCTTGCTTCAACATTGCAGGATTGCTGGACGTTGTTCGCTGTGTTGCCCCCAGGAGGCTGCTTGGACCCAGCAAACCAAGCCGTGTGCCGGGGAGGTTCCGGGACGAGATCTGAAACTGACGGGGGTTTCTTCTAGCTATTCCTGCACCCACAGATCCAGCTGTGGGCAATGAGTTAGACTGTCCAAATCCTCGGCTGCCAATGAAGACGTCAACACTAGTCctgttcatttaaaaaataaaataaaattgaaaatgtAGCAATTTAACCCAGAAactctgtaaatataaaaaaataaatatagtagAACTTTACAATATTTTATGCCGAGATTGGTTGATGCACGCAAGGGATTAGCTAATTTATTCATAAAACCTCCAAACACTAGCCGCAGCATTGGTTACTCTGTTATGACATTATATGCAATATCGCATTCCTTTATCTGGATGGAGACCTGTGGCTCTGTTCATCcagagcctcctggttcatgttTACAAAAGCAAGGACTAGGAAGCTACTGTTACAACAGTAAGCAAGGAGTGGGCAGATAGGGAATTTAAATGGTATTGAGGGTCTGTGGACAGCAGAGTAACAACCACTAGGGGCGCTGTAATGGCTGCCATTAGTGGTTGCTGAACGTCTGTTACCTTGAAGGAGACAATATCCTATGCATTTGTTTCTGAATTGGCTTTAACAGCTCTGACATTAGGAAACTGAAGAACGCTAAGGAAATAAGTAGTTACAGATGTTGACAATCTTCAGCCTAAGTGTAATTCCCCTTTAAGAGACTTGAGCAAGATTCGCATTCCCATCGCTATGCAGCTGAAGTTTCAATGCCGTGCCGCTCAGGAAGAGGTGAGGAAACCCCTCTTCCTTTTCTACAATAATATATCAATGTCGAAAATTATAATTGAAGTGATCAAGTTGAAAGTGATGGAGTTTATTCCAGTGCAAAACTCAATATCTGGCCGGTAGATCGCCGGTAATATATgcgcagggaaaaaaaataaaaaatgaaagaaaCCACATAGCCTGCAGACAGAGATGGGTTTCCCAACAAGCTGATGAAATGCAGTCACTAAGGTAACTAGCACACGGGGGGACCAGAACCCAACCTACTTTCTCTGCTGCCGGTACCCAGCAACATCCAAGAGGGTTTTCCGTGGAAAAGACCTGTATAGCTTCTGTACTTGCTGTTTCCATGACAACAGTCTCTTCTTCTGTGTCTCCGTAAAGGCCTGCGCaaatacatcatttttttttttagacaagaaCTGCAACATAATAACGCACACTATGCTATGgcaagcgccccccccccccaatacactTTTTGCAATGTATTAATTTCCTAAAATATATCTGCAATATAGTTTTGTAACACCAATACAATAGAATGTGTGTTATTACATTGCTACAAATAAGCATGATATGTCACGGTCCACCAAACCACTAGTActggtgtagcagagctgtgtgtcatAGCAAGTTCATCTATGAATTTCTGTAATACTGTAGGCAAATCTAATGCAGTATCTATACATGCGGCGGCTACCTCTTGGACTCTCAGAAGGGTAGACTATTACCCCGGACTACCGGTGACGTCACTGGTGCTTCAGTGATGGCAGCAAGGAGGCACGTTTGCTCTTACTGTCTGCACAGTAGCGCCTTCGAGTACACACTGTGTGCAACGGCGTCTTGATAGTGGACAAGGTAAGATGGGGACATCACAGCTGTCGTGGACGATGGGCATATGTAGATGGGCATATGTGGATGGGCATATGTGGATGGGCATATGTCCTATCATTGCAGTGCCGTGAAAGTATCaaaccaaataattttttattctgtAAATCTGACTGCAGCATGGAAAATTCCCGCTGAAAAATAACGCACAGTGTTCCCCTTTCCATCCCATTATTTTCCCCCATCATTGAGGCTTCACTTACTTCATGAATAAGGCATTTGTCAATCAGCTGCAAATACGAACTGATGTTTTCTTCATCCGGTCTGGACACCAAGAGCTGAGTACAGACTGAaaggacaggaaaaaaaaaaggccacaaaTCTGAGCAAAAAATTACTTTGTCATGTTTGTCTAATGGTTTCCTATTATTTTTTGCTTGAAATGTACATTAGACTAAGAGTACAAAATACTTTATATCATATTGAAAgataaagtcatcaatgcccgtaCTGAAGAAGTCTGGACTCTCCGTGTACACGTATAAgaagacattaaaataaattaggATGCAGAAGTGGACTGACCATCTGGGCATTAGAGCAGTGCCATATACAGTCTATTATGACTATGGCGGCTGTTAGGGGTTCAGGACCATCCTCAAGCATAAGCAAggaaggcctcatgtacatggcCCTATATACGATGCGCATCGCGGATTATGGGAGCCTGATGAGAGGGCAAATCCAATTAAACCCTGGAAACATGGTACGATAGGTAGACAAACTGATAATACCCTCCAGATGTAACATGCTGAAAGGATCTTTCCTAAAATGCAGCAAGTTCTAATCCCGAGACATCATAAATGCAGCCCCCGCAGGAAACATTTCTAAATGGATTTGCAAATGAATCCATAATAAGTGCCCCCTTCTAGATTCTAGGGACATTCACACGCTTTATCTGGTGTAGACCTCAGAAGACATCTAGCTTACCTTTACCCATAACCCTTGTGAACTGTCCTGGAAGATCTCCTTGGGATAAAAGGACACCCCCACTCTCGCCCTCTAGGTTGCCCATGTGGTGGTGTTGAATCCCACCAGAGGCAGAGTCTTTGTTATGTTGACCCTCAGTGCCGAGTAATGAAGACGGAGAGTCCGGCTCCCGGATGTGGTCTTCTGCAGTGGCGTTTTGTGCGGAGTATGCCTTGATGGGTGTAAGAATCATCTGGTGCAGTTCCTGAAGAGGACCTCGCAGGTTACCCCCTTCTAGAACGTCCTGTCCAATGAAATATACAaaattacattatatatacacaaatgtcAACGCCTTTACTTCCAACATTTGAACACCAGGATCCATATGTTGTGAATCACCAGGAACCAGAACACTTACCCTTTCCAATGACTTCAGGAGAATGTGCCGCTCTTTCAGCTTCTGGATACTAATGACTATTTTGTGCCTTGCACCTTTTGTGACattctgaaacaaaaaaaattaaaatgtatttatttgtttttattcctATTTTAAGTGCTGGCTAGGATATGATTGGTTCCTTGGCATAAAAACAGCTAAGCACACAAAAGGTCAGGATCACGGCTAGACGTACCCACTATTCGGTGCTATCAAAAACTATTAACAATTGCCCTAGAGATGGCCCCAATCTTAAACTAATGGTTTACTTTAAGCCATGTCTATTACATCCAAGTTCTTTAATCGGATACAGAAATAGAGAAGGTCGCCTACCCAGAACTCTTTATTTAGCCAGAGCCCCCTGAAGGACCTAACTTTTCAATGCATTAAACCAGTGTTAGCCAACTTAGGTCTCTCCagttgttgcaaaactacaactcccagcacacCCTGATGGAGTACGCTTGGAGTAGTAGTTTTGCAAAACCTGGAGTCACAAACAGCCCAGTGATTTCCAGAATGACAGATTCCGTAGAGACGTCAGACccctttggcactgctcagagatttctgCTACTGTCTATAGAACCTTCCATTCTGGAAATCAATCTAGAAATATCCAAGATCACAGACTTCACCAATGTCACCTTCCCATGTCATGCCTGATATCAGAAGATCATCTTGATTTGATTTACCTTTGTGGTTTCCTATATAGGGATGAGAAGCATTCATGTGTCAACGAGTGCTCCCAAACCTGTGTCTTAAGGGTACGGTCCCACATAGCGGCATCCGCATCAGGCCCAAAACCCTTCTCACTTGTTAATGACCTCCTGAACTTCCTGGGCATTACTGACTATATTGAGCGGCCAATGGCCACTGCAAGTGAGCAGTGTTTCGGCTACACTTAGGGGCCACTACGTGGGACTGTACCCCAACATCATTGGTATAAAGTTGCACAGAATCAGTCATTAAGACAGATCTATCACATGCCCTAAGAACACTGAGCTAATGGGAGCAATAGCAAAGCTTGGAATATCTTACCAGCTGCGTCATGTAGAGCACAAAATAGATTACAAAATCCCTCAACATAAAGGTAtcaagcactggcgtagctataggggtcgcagcggtcgcaattgcgaccgggccccgaagccaggggggcccacggccccccgcaccacttcaataaaaagttactatagtaactcgggccgcgggcccctgttactatagtaacatacttt
This window contains:
- the SAMD4A gene encoding protein Smaug homolog 1 isoform X2, whose product is MMFRDQVGMLSGWFKGWNECEQTVALLSLLKRVSRTQARFLQICLEHSLIDCTELHILEGEANNPAIINQWQQESKDTVISQLLTHLPLLKPGNMDAKVEYMKLLPKLLAHSIEHNQHIEESRQLLSYALIHPATSLDDRSALAMWLNHLDDRTSGNFVTQGRCRSDSLDYGQMHYYHQRQNSDDKLNGWPNSRDSGICVSSSNWQDKNVSCENGHLPLYPSSSVPTTINAIGTSTSTNVPAWLKSLRLHKYAALFSQMTYEEMMSLNECQLEAQNVTKGARHKIVISIQKLKERHILLKSLERDVLEGGNLRGPLQELHQMILTPIKAYSAQNATAEDHIREPDSPSSLLGTEGQHNKDSASGGIQHHHMGNLEGESGGVLLSQGDLPGQFTRVMGKVCTQLLVSRPDEENISSYLQLIDKCLIHEAFTETQKKRLLSWKQQVQKLYRSFPRKTLLDVAGYRQQRKTSVDVFIGSRGFGQSNSLPTAGSVGAGIARRNPRQFQISSRNLPGTRLGLLGPSSLLGATQRTTSSNPAMLKQGRQNLWFANPGGSNSMPSRSHSSVQRTRSLPVHTTPQTMLMFQQQDFQVPATEPDINNRLESLCLSMTEHALSDGVDKTSTI